GTGCTATTATTTTAAATGGGCAGTCGCCTGTTTCATGACGTATTTCCCCACTCCAATATAAATAGCAACTGTTGCTCCGATAAATACGAATGTCATTGCTAACCGCTCCTTTTCTTATAAATAGTATGCTAAAGCAACGAATGCCGTAGCGTGAATTAACTGATTTTGAAAATCATTCTCATTAATATAATATAAATTTCGCCCTATTTCGTCAAGACATACTTTCATCTTACCCTTTTAACATGGTAAGATGTAGAAAAGTCGGAAAAAGGATGCGGTAATGATGAGTAATTCGAAGTACTTTCAAACTATTTTAAACGGGACAATCCATGCATTAAAAACGATTCTCCCTATGGATATTCAAGTGAAATCACCAAGTATTATTTCGGAGCCCTTTCAACAACAGCAAATGGGTGTACTAATAGGCCTTATTGGAGATGTAAAGGGACGTGTAATCATAGATTCCTCCCCTGACATATTTAGTGGTATCGGCAGCTCTATGTTCGGCATGCCACTTGAAGGCGAAATGCTAGAGTCTTTTACTGGCGAATTCGGAAACATGATTGCAGGTAATCTATGTACAGCAGTAGGACAAGAAAGCCTAGATATAGATATTACACCGCCAACAGTAATGGTAGGAAACACAAAATTATACGGTTTTGAAAAAGCATTTGTACTACCCGTTACTATTCCAGACGTTGGTGCATTAACAGTATTACTAACGATTGAGGAAGAAGTAATAAGAGCATAATCTGGATTTTTTCAAACTATACATTCTATGCAATTATAGCTAGTATTTATGAATACGAAATCGTTATCTGCATTAAAAGGAGTTGGCTCATATTTGAGTCAGCTCCTTTCGTATTTCAACTATATTTCACATTTCTTTCACACAATCCACTCTGTTGTGTGATTTTTTTCACATCAAAAAGATTTGATTTACCATATCATGACTTTAAGAAAGCCACTATGAAAGCGTAGGAGGGAGTAAAAAATGGCCAACAAAAAAAAGTCAGAAGATAATCTAAAAGGCTCACTTTATGGAGTGTTTGGAATCGGCATTATCATTATTTTAATTTGGATTTACTGCTTCAATTTATTCATTGAGCGTTTTTAATTTAATTAGTAAAAAGAACTATTTCGTCAACAAGATGTAAGTAATACGACAGAGGAAGGACGACAGAGATATGCATATACATAAATACGAGAAGTACTGGCTTGTATTTGGAGTAGCTACTTTAGTTGCATTTCTTATTATTCTTGGTATTGGTGCGTTTCACCAAGGCTCTCATCCAAACAGTAATAAGAAAACCATCGATTATGAAAAAGTGAAAGAAATTGCACCGTTTACGAATCCAGGTGTACACAAAGTAGAAGGTAAGGATTGGGATTACGAAGTTGTCATTTTAGCATCTGCTTTCTTTTACAATCCACCCGAAATTGAAGTACCACTTGGTTCAAAGGTAAAATTTATCGCGACAAGTGAAGACGTTATACATGGATTTGAAATCGCAGGTACAAATATTAACATGATGCTTGAACCTGGTTATATATCTGAATATGTAGCTGAAATCAATCAAGCTGGGGAATTTTTAATAGTATGTAATGAATACTGCGGTACAGGACATACGCTTATGCATTCTATGCTAAAGGTGGTGGATCCAAATGAGTCTAAATAATAATTTGACAAAGGTGGATCGTCGTGATGCGAAACTAGCACTTGCCCATATTTATGTGGCATTTATCGCATTATTATTAGGTGGTCTAGCTGGTTTATTACAAGTTTTTGTACGTTCAGGACAATTCACATTACCAGCAGGTATTGGTTACTATCAAGTATTAACTGTTCACGGCGTATTACTCGGTCTTATTTTAACAACGTTCTTTATATTCGGTTTCCAAATTGCTGGGGTTAGCCGAACATCTGGTACACTTTCAGATAAACAACGATTACTCGGTTGGATCGGTTTTTGGTTAATGACTATCGGTACAGCAGCAGCAGCAGTCATGGTGCTATTAAATAAAGCAACTGTTCTCTATACTTTTTACGCACCACTGCAAGCACATTGGATTTTCTATCTCGGCTTAACGCTCGTAGTAGTCGGCTCTTGGATTGGTGCAGCCGGACAAATTTTACGTTACGTTCAGTGGCGTAAAGAACATAAAGGCCAAACTTCTCCACTATTATCTTTTATGGTAGTAGTCAATAATTTACTATGGTTCGTGGCCTCTTTAGGTGTAGCAGTTTCTGTTTTATTCCAACTGTTACCTTGGTCTCTTGGTCTCATTGAACGTGTTGATGTGTTACTTTCTCGAACATTATTCTGGTATTTCGGTCACGCACTCGTTTATTTCTGGTTATTGCCTGCCTATATGGTATGGTATGTTGTTATTCCAAAAGTCATTGGCGGGAAAGTTTTCTCTGACTCATTAGCTCGCTTATCATTTATGCTGTTTTTAATCTTCTCTGTACCGGTTGGTTTACATCACCAATTAACAGAGCCAGGTATTGATACAACATGGAAATTCATTCAAGTTGTTTTAACAATGGCAGTTGTTGTCCCTTCCTTAATGACAGCATTCTCCCTATTCGCAACGTTTGAATTACGTGGTCGCGAACTTGGTGGTAAAGGTATTTTTGGTTGGTTTAAAAAATTACCGTGGAAAGATGCACGCTTCGTAGTTCCGTTCATCGGTATGCTATCATTCATCCCTGGTGGTGCAGGCGGTATTGTTAATGCATCTTATCAAATGAACCAACTCATCCATAATACAATTTGGGTTACTGGACACTTCCATTTGACATTTGCTAGTGCAGTAGTGTTAACATACTTCGGTGCAGCGTTCTGGTTAATACCTCATTTAACTGGTCGTACACTAACGAAGTCGTTAAATTCACTTGGTATTGTTTCGGGTGTTTTATGGGGCGTCGGCATGACCATTATGTCCGGTGCAATGCATATTGCAGGATTAATCGGTGCTCCTCGTCGCTCTGACTACTCAGAGTATGGCGGTGCTCAACAAGCATATGATTGGATTCCATATCAAATTGCTCAAGCTGTTGGCGGTACTATTTTATTCATTGCGATTTTAGTCATTACGTACATCGTAATAAAACTAGTTTGGTTTGCGCCAAAAGGTGAAGAAGAATTCCCTATTGGTCCAATCCATGAAAGCAGTGGTCCAACACCACCAATCCTTGAAAACTTTAAAGTATGGCTTGTAATTTTAGTAGCATTAATCATTTTTGCTTATACAATTCCAATCTTTGATATTATCTCTAACTCACCAGCTGGCTCAAAAGGCTTTAAGCTTTGGTAAATGGTTATTTTCAAAGCAACAAGCGATTTCTCATTGTAGAGAAATCGCTTGTTTTTTGGAACGTTTTTTTAGATTTATTTTGTATACTTTATAAATATTTGTTTCACTAAAGCACGTTAGTTGAATAAGAAGTTTCGTTTCTAAATAAAGCGATATTTACGTGAAAATTGAGTGATCACCAAAATACTCGTTAACCCAACAATGAAATACCATATTGTATTAAAAGGAACTATATACATTAATAAACCAAATAAAATAGCTGTTAAAAAGCTAACTGTAATAGATTGTACATTCGTAATTTTATCTTGAATTAAATAATATAAAGTGAATGGTAGTGCTAAAGTAAATAACGGAATATAAATTGTTACAATAGATGTTTCAATGAGGGATATTGAAAGCACAGCTATTATGAAGCCTATTGACGTAGTAAGCATTCTCCCCACAAATACTTTACCTGTAAAATAGCCGTATAGCAGAATAAACATAAGCGTTAAACTGGAACAAATCCCCGTTATTAAAACAAATGGATGACCTATGAAGAAAGCTGCTATTGAGAAAAAAACTAAAGAAACGAATGGCAACAGCAATATTGAAGGATTTTGCACTTTTTCTATATTCATTACATTTGTAAAACATACAAGAAGTAATAAAGTAAATGGAACCGCCAAATATCCTAATTCAAAGTGTTTACCTAGACTAATATAACTAACCTCGAGGTTTCCGACCATTATGATTACAAGTGATGCACTGATTTGACCAAGCAACCCCAACGTGCTTGATGATTTAAAAGCATGTGTAAGCTTATTCATAATTACAATTAAAACAACACCAATAAATAAAGCGAAATATAACAAATTTCCCCCTCCTACAATATTTTTTTCAGATTTTAATCCCCTAATTCCAAATTATACATTATTTTCAAAAAA
The genomic region above belongs to Lysinibacillus sp. FSL W8-0992 and contains:
- a CDS encoding chemotaxis protein CheX, producing the protein MSNSKYFQTILNGTIHALKTILPMDIQVKSPSIISEPFQQQQMGVLIGLIGDVKGRVIIDSSPDIFSGIGSSMFGMPLEGEMLESFTGEFGNMIAGNLCTAVGQESLDIDITPPTVMVGNTKLYGFEKAFVLPVTIPDVGALTVLLTIEEEVIRA
- a CDS encoding cytochrome B5, coding for MHIHKYEKYWLVFGVATLVAFLIILGIGAFHQGSHPNSNKKTIDYEKVKEIAPFTNPGVHKVEGKDWDYEVVILASAFFYNPPEIEVPLGSKVKFIATSEDVIHGFEIAGTNINMMLEPGYISEYVAEINQAGEFLIVCNEYCGTGHTLMHSMLKVVDPNESK
- a CDS encoding b(o/a)3-type cytochrome-c oxidase subunit 1 translates to MSLNNNLTKVDRRDAKLALAHIYVAFIALLLGGLAGLLQVFVRSGQFTLPAGIGYYQVLTVHGVLLGLILTTFFIFGFQIAGVSRTSGTLSDKQRLLGWIGFWLMTIGTAAAAVMVLLNKATVLYTFYAPLQAHWIFYLGLTLVVVGSWIGAAGQILRYVQWRKEHKGQTSPLLSFMVVVNNLLWFVASLGVAVSVLFQLLPWSLGLIERVDVLLSRTLFWYFGHALVYFWLLPAYMVWYVVIPKVIGGKVFSDSLARLSFMLFLIFSVPVGLHHQLTEPGIDTTWKFIQVVLTMAVVVPSLMTAFSLFATFELRGRELGGKGIFGWFKKLPWKDARFVVPFIGMLSFIPGGAGGIVNASYQMNQLIHNTIWVTGHFHLTFASAVVLTYFGAAFWLIPHLTGRTLTKSLNSLGIVSGVLWGVGMTIMSGAMHIAGLIGAPRRSDYSEYGGAQQAYDWIPYQIAQAVGGTILFIAILVITYIVIKLVWFAPKGEEEFPIGPIHESSGPTPPILENFKVWLVILVALIIFAYTIPIFDIISNSPAGSKGFKLW
- a CDS encoding UDP-N-acetylmuramyl pentapeptide phosphotransferase, translated to MLYFALFIGVVLIVIMNKLTHAFKSSSTLGLLGQISASLVIIMVGNLEVSYISLGKHFELGYLAVPFTLLLLVCFTNVMNIEKVQNPSILLLPFVSLVFFSIAAFFIGHPFVLITGICSSLTLMFILLYGYFTGKVFVGRMLTTSIGFIIAVLSISLIETSIVTIYIPLFTLALPFTLYYLIQDKITNVQSITVSFLTAILFGLLMYIVPFNTIWYFIVGLTSILVITQFSRKYRFI